A genomic window from Diospyros lotus cultivar Yz01 chromosome 2, ASM1463336v1, whole genome shotgun sequence includes:
- the LOC127795265 gene encoding probable sulfate transporter 3.4 isoform X2, giving the protein MGPSSSTTGANVSSPYISGDASTSSYSSPPVQIHPVSLPPPRTTFHKLKHRLFEIFFPDDPLHRFKNQTPLLKFLLAFQYIFPISQWLPCYSLQLFRSDFIAGLTIASLAIPQGISYAKLAHLPPIIGLYSSFVPPLIYTVLGSSRHLGVGPVSIASLVMGTMLSEMVSATHEPDLYLKLAFTSTFFAGVFQASLGIFRSGFIIDFLSKATLIGFMAGAAIIVSLQQLKGLLGIAHFTNKMQIVPVLSSVFHHKQEWSWQTILMGFSFLVFLLTARQIGSMKPKLFWVSAAAPLVSVILSTLLTFSLRSEVQDLSIIGTLPKGLNPSSLKFLYFHGPHLGLCIKTGVITGMLSLTEGIAVGRTFASLQNYQLDGNKEMTAIGLMNIAGSFSSCYVTTGSFSRSAVNHNAGAKTAFSNIVMAAAVLVTLLFLMPLFYYTPNFVLAAIIITAVIGLIDYKAAIRLWKIDKLDFLACLCSFFGVLFLSVQMGLAIAVGVSILKIILHITRPNTNVMGNIPGTQVYQSLSHYENVLRVPSFLILSIESPIYFANSTYLQERILRLVREEEERIQNNKETSLKCVILDMKAVTAIDSSGLDALYELNVTMDRRSLQLVLVNPVGGVMEKLKSSKLLDLWRLNGLYLTVGEAVADISSTWKL; this is encoded by the exons ATGGGTCCAAGCAGCTCCACCACCGGAGCAAACGTTTCCTCTCCATATATTTCCGGCGACGCCTCCACCTCCTCCTACTCCTCGCCGCCTGTACAAATACACCCAGTCTCGTTGCCACCCCCTAGAACCACCTTCCATAAGCTCAAGCACCGCCTCTTCGAGATCTTCTTCCCCGATGACCCTCTCCACAGATTCAAAAACCAGACCCCTCTCCTCAAATTCCTCCTCGCCTTCCAGTATATTTTTCCCATTTCTCAATGGCTTCCTTGTTACAGTCTCCAGCTCTTCCGCTCCGACTTCATCGCCGGCCTCACCATTGCCAGCCTCGCGATTCCTCAG GGAATTAGTTACGCCAAGCTTGCACATCTTCCACCCATAATTGGACTAT ATTCAAGCTTTGTGCCGCCATTAATATACACAGTTCTTGGAAGTTCTAGGCATCTTGGTGTTGGTCCGGTCTCAATAGCATCTCTGGTGATGGGCACAATGCTAAGTGAGATGGTATCTGCTACTCATGAACCAGACCTCTACCTTAAACTTGCCTTTACCTCCACGTTTTTTGCCGGTGTATTTCAAGCTTCTTTGGGCATATTTAG GTCAGGATTCATAATTGATTTCCTTTCCAAGGCCACTCTAATCGGCTTCATGGCCGGAGCAGCCATTATCGTTTCCCTGCAACAGCTTAAAGGGTTGCTCGGGATTGCGCACTTCACCAACAAAATGCAGATTGTCCCTGTTTTGTCATCTGTTTTCCATCACAAACAAGAG TGGTCCTGGCAAACCATTTTGATGGGCTTCAGTTTCCTAGTATTTCTTCTCACAGCAAGACAAATT GGTTCGATGAAACCAAAGCTATTCTGGGTTTCTGCAGCAGCGCCATTAGTATCGGTCATCCTATCAACATTGTTGACATTTTCTCTGAGATCTGAagtacaagatctctcaata ATAGGTACCTTGCCAAAGGGTCTTAACCCGTCTTCACTGAAATTTCTGTATTTTCACGGCCCTCATCTAGGCCTCTGTATCAAAACCGGTGTCATAACTGGGATGTTGTCTCTCACA GAAGGAATTGCAGTTGGTAGAACATTCGCCTCGCTGCAGAATTATCAGCTTGATGGCAATAAAGAAATGACAGCAATCGGGCTAATGAACATTGCCGGCTCCTTCTCCTCTTGCTATGTTACTACAG GATCTTTCTCTCGATCTGCTGTCAACCACAATGCTGGAGCAAAAACTGCCTTTTCAAACATAGTGATGGCAGCAGCTGTGCTTGTGACTCTTCTGTTTCTCATGCCACTTTTCTATTACACTCCAAATTTTGTCTTGGCAGCAATTATCATAACGGCTGTCATTGGGCTAATCGACTACAAAGCTGCCATCCGGTTGTGGAAGATCGACAAGCTTGATTTCTTGGCCTGTCTATGTTCATTCTTTGGAGTTCTATTTCTCTCTGTTCAGATGGGCCTCGCCATTGCA GTTGGCGTGTCGATCTTAAAGATTATCCTCCACATTACAAGGCCAAACACCAATGTAATGGGGAATATCCCGGGCACTCAAGTCTACCAAAGTCTCAGCCATTACGAGAACGTTTTGAGGGTTCCATCTTTCCTCATCTTAAGCATTGAGTCTCCCATCTATTTTGCGAATTCAACCTATCTCCAAGAAAG GATATTAAGATTGGTcagggaggaggaggagaggatccaaaacaataaagaaacaTCTCTAAAATGTGTGATTTTGGATATGAAAG CGGTAACAGCAATTGATTCTAGCGGACTTGATGCCCTATACGAACTGAACGTGACAATGGACCGGAGATCGCTTCAG CTTGTGCTGGTTAATCCTGTGGGAGGTGTGATGGAAAAGCTCAAGAGCTCGAAGCTTCTTGACTTGTGGAGGTTGAATGGACTCTATTTGACAGTTGGAGAAGCTGTTGCAGACATATCGTCCACATGGAAGCTTTGA
- the LOC127794614 gene encoding glycine-rich cell wall structural protein-like: MRTPVAGKCFLVAVWCFLVVRSIEGRKLEEKNVKDVKNPEWFFDGIPGWVGCRKGSTVGRSFSFGKGVGFSFSYGKLGNNVTKPDCAGKGGGGSANNGGGIGGGGVVGGVGGSGKHHKKNKKKDHHHGGGGISHGGGGGGIGKGIGGGSGGEGGIGGKGGGGGSGKGTGGGAGQGGSGGGIGGGGGAGGGIGGGGGAGGGIGGGGGGGVGGGSGGGVGGGIGGGGGGAGGGIGGGSGGGAGGGIGGGSGGVGGGIGGGGCAGGGIGGGGGGGIGGGSGGAGGGIGGGGGGGGGIGRGEGGVGGGIGGGGGAGGGIGGGGGGVGGGIGGGGGVGKGIGGGGGFGGGIGTGVGGGVGGGFGGGTGKGIGGGTGGGGVGGGIGKGIGGGFGAGGGVGNGIGGGGGGACIFVHCT, from the exons ATGAGAACGCCGGTGGCCGGGAAGTGCTTTCTGGTGGCAGTGTGGTGCTTCTTGGTTGTTAGGAGTATTGAGGGTAGGAAATTGGAGGAGAAGAATGTTAAGGATGTGAAGAACCCAGAGTGGTTCTTTGATGGAATCCCTGGTTGGGTTGGCTGCCGCAAAGGTTCGACTGTTGGGCGCTCTTTCAGTTTTGGTAAGGGAGTGGGATTTAGTTTCAGTTATGGGAAGCTTGGAAACAATGTAACAAAACCTGATTGTGCCGGAAAAGGTGGTGGAGGTAGTGCTAATAATGGTGGTGGGATTGGTGGGGGTGGAGTGGTTGGTGGGGTAGGTGGCAGCGGTAAACACcataagaagaataagaaaaaggatCATCATCATGGAGGGGGTGGAATTAGTCATGGAGGAGGTGGTGGTGGAATTGGCAAGGGAATTGGTGGCGGTAGCGGAGGAGAAGGGGGCATAGGAGGCAAAGGAGGAGGAGGTGGTAGTGGCAAAGGAACTGGTGGAGGAGCTGGACAAGGAGGTTCTGGTGGCGGAATAGGGGGAGGTGGTGGTGCTGGCGGGGGTATTGGAGGTGGAGGTGGTGCGGGCGGAGGCAttggtggcggtggcggtggaggAGTAGGTGGTGGGAGCGGTGGCGGTGTTGGTGGAGGAATAGGTGGTGGTGGAGGTGGTGCCGGTGGGGGAATAGGTGGAGGTAGTGGCGGTGGTGCCGGTGGGGGAATAGGTGGAGGTAGTGGCGGTGTTGGTGGAGGCATAGGTGGTGGAGGTTGTGCTGGCGGGGGAataggtggtggtggtggggggGGAATAGGTGGAGGTAGTGGCGGTGCGGGTGGAGGCATAGGTGGTGGAGGTGGTGGTGGGGGGGGAATTGGTCGAGGCGAGGGCGGTGTGGGTGGAGGAATAGGTGGTGGAGGTGGTGCTGGTGGGGGAATAGGTGGCGGGGGTGGTGGTGTAGGCGGAGGAataggtggtggtggtggtgtcgGAAAGGGTATTGGAGGGGGAGGCGGATTTGGAGGAGGCATTGGCACAGGAGTTGGTGGGGGAGTAGGTGGTGGCTTTGGGGGAGGTACAGGCAAAGGAATTGGCGGTGGAACAGGGGGTGGCGGCGTTGGAGGAGGTATTGGAAAAGGAATTGGGGGAGGGTTTGGAGCCGGCGGCGGTGTTGGCAATGGCatcggtggtggtggtggaggag CTTGTATCTTTGTGCATTGCACTTAA
- the LOC127795265 gene encoding probable sulfate transporter 3.4 isoform X1 — translation MGPSSSTTGANVSSPYISGDASTSSYSSPPVQIHPVSLPPPRTTFHKLKHRLFEIFFPDDPLHRFKNQTPLLKFLLAFQYIFPISQWLPCYSLQLFRSDFIAGLTIASLAIPQGISYAKLAHLPPIIGLYSSFVPPLIYTVLGSSRHLGVGPVSIASLVMGTMLSEMVSATHEPDLYLKLAFTSTFFAGVFQASLGIFRSGFIIDFLSKATLIGFMAGAAIIVSLQQLKGLLGIAHFTNKMQIVPVLSSVFHHKQEWSWQTILMGFSFLVFLLTARQIGSMKPKLFWVSAAAPLVSVILSTLLTFSLRSEVQDLSIIGTLPKGLNPSSLKFLYFHGPHLGLCIKTGVITGMLSLTEGIAVGRTFASLQNYQLDGNKEMTAIGLMNIAGSFSSCYVTTGSFSRSAVNHNAGAKTAFSNIVMAAAVLVTLLFLMPLFYYTPNFVLAAIIITAVIGLIDYKAAIRLWKIDKLDFLACLCSFFGVLFLSVQMGLAIARLLRQNFPLAHHGLLRKILMLLLEVKVGVSILKIILHITRPNTNVMGNIPGTQVYQSLSHYENVLRVPSFLILSIESPIYFANSTYLQERILRLVREEEERIQNNKETSLKCVILDMKAVTAIDSSGLDALYELNVTMDRRSLQLVLVNPVGGVMEKLKSSKLLDLWRLNGLYLTVGEAVADISSTWKL, via the exons ATGGGTCCAAGCAGCTCCACCACCGGAGCAAACGTTTCCTCTCCATATATTTCCGGCGACGCCTCCACCTCCTCCTACTCCTCGCCGCCTGTACAAATACACCCAGTCTCGTTGCCACCCCCTAGAACCACCTTCCATAAGCTCAAGCACCGCCTCTTCGAGATCTTCTTCCCCGATGACCCTCTCCACAGATTCAAAAACCAGACCCCTCTCCTCAAATTCCTCCTCGCCTTCCAGTATATTTTTCCCATTTCTCAATGGCTTCCTTGTTACAGTCTCCAGCTCTTCCGCTCCGACTTCATCGCCGGCCTCACCATTGCCAGCCTCGCGATTCCTCAG GGAATTAGTTACGCCAAGCTTGCACATCTTCCACCCATAATTGGACTAT ATTCAAGCTTTGTGCCGCCATTAATATACACAGTTCTTGGAAGTTCTAGGCATCTTGGTGTTGGTCCGGTCTCAATAGCATCTCTGGTGATGGGCACAATGCTAAGTGAGATGGTATCTGCTACTCATGAACCAGACCTCTACCTTAAACTTGCCTTTACCTCCACGTTTTTTGCCGGTGTATTTCAAGCTTCTTTGGGCATATTTAG GTCAGGATTCATAATTGATTTCCTTTCCAAGGCCACTCTAATCGGCTTCATGGCCGGAGCAGCCATTATCGTTTCCCTGCAACAGCTTAAAGGGTTGCTCGGGATTGCGCACTTCACCAACAAAATGCAGATTGTCCCTGTTTTGTCATCTGTTTTCCATCACAAACAAGAG TGGTCCTGGCAAACCATTTTGATGGGCTTCAGTTTCCTAGTATTTCTTCTCACAGCAAGACAAATT GGTTCGATGAAACCAAAGCTATTCTGGGTTTCTGCAGCAGCGCCATTAGTATCGGTCATCCTATCAACATTGTTGACATTTTCTCTGAGATCTGAagtacaagatctctcaata ATAGGTACCTTGCCAAAGGGTCTTAACCCGTCTTCACTGAAATTTCTGTATTTTCACGGCCCTCATCTAGGCCTCTGTATCAAAACCGGTGTCATAACTGGGATGTTGTCTCTCACA GAAGGAATTGCAGTTGGTAGAACATTCGCCTCGCTGCAGAATTATCAGCTTGATGGCAATAAAGAAATGACAGCAATCGGGCTAATGAACATTGCCGGCTCCTTCTCCTCTTGCTATGTTACTACAG GATCTTTCTCTCGATCTGCTGTCAACCACAATGCTGGAGCAAAAACTGCCTTTTCAAACATAGTGATGGCAGCAGCTGTGCTTGTGACTCTTCTGTTTCTCATGCCACTTTTCTATTACACTCCAAATTTTGTCTTGGCAGCAATTATCATAACGGCTGTCATTGGGCTAATCGACTACAAAGCTGCCATCCGGTTGTGGAAGATCGACAAGCTTGATTTCTTGGCCTGTCTATGTTCATTCTTTGGAGTTCTATTTCTCTCTGTTCAGATGGGCCTCGCCATTGCA CGCCTTTTAAGACAAAATTTCCCTCTTGCTCACCATGGACTGCTTAGAAAAATTCTTATGCTTTTGCTGGAAGTAAAGGTTGGCGTGTCGATCTTAAAGATTATCCTCCACATTACAAGGCCAAACACCAATGTAATGGGGAATATCCCGGGCACTCAAGTCTACCAAAGTCTCAGCCATTACGAGAACGTTTTGAGGGTTCCATCTTTCCTCATCTTAAGCATTGAGTCTCCCATCTATTTTGCGAATTCAACCTATCTCCAAGAAAG GATATTAAGATTGGTcagggaggaggaggagaggatccaaaacaataaagaaacaTCTCTAAAATGTGTGATTTTGGATATGAAAG CGGTAACAGCAATTGATTCTAGCGGACTTGATGCCCTATACGAACTGAACGTGACAATGGACCGGAGATCGCTTCAG CTTGTGCTGGTTAATCCTGTGGGAGGTGTGATGGAAAAGCTCAAGAGCTCGAAGCTTCTTGACTTGTGGAGGTTGAATGGACTCTATTTGACAGTTGGAGAAGCTGTTGCAGACATATCGTCCACATGGAAGCTTTGA
- the LOC127795265 gene encoding probable sulfate transporter 3.4 isoform X3 encodes MASLLQSPALPLRLHRRPHHCQPRDSSDSSFVPPLIYTVLGSSRHLGVGPVSIASLVMGTMLSEMVSATHEPDLYLKLAFTSTFFAGVFQASLGIFRSGFIIDFLSKATLIGFMAGAAIIVSLQQLKGLLGIAHFTNKMQIVPVLSSVFHHKQEWSWQTILMGFSFLVFLLTARQIGSMKPKLFWVSAAAPLVSVILSTLLTFSLRSEVQDLSIIGTLPKGLNPSSLKFLYFHGPHLGLCIKTGVITGMLSLTEGIAVGRTFASLQNYQLDGNKEMTAIGLMNIAGSFSSCYVTTGSFSRSAVNHNAGAKTAFSNIVMAAAVLVTLLFLMPLFYYTPNFVLAAIIITAVIGLIDYKAAIRLWKIDKLDFLACLCSFFGVLFLSVQMGLAIARLLRQNFPLAHHGLLRKILMLLLEVKVGVSILKIILHITRPNTNVMGNIPGTQVYQSLSHYENVLRVPSFLILSIESPIYFANSTYLQERILRLVREEEERIQNNKETSLKCVILDMKAVTAIDSSGLDALYELNVTMDRRSLQLVLVNPVGGVMEKLKSSKLLDLWRLNGLYLTVGEAVADISSTWKL; translated from the exons ATGGCTTCCTTGTTACAGTCTCCAGCTCTTCCGCTCCGACTTCATCGCCGGCCTCACCATTGCCAGCCTCGCGATTCCTCAG ATTCAAGCTTTGTGCCGCCATTAATATACACAGTTCTTGGAAGTTCTAGGCATCTTGGTGTTGGTCCGGTCTCAATAGCATCTCTGGTGATGGGCACAATGCTAAGTGAGATGGTATCTGCTACTCATGAACCAGACCTCTACCTTAAACTTGCCTTTACCTCCACGTTTTTTGCCGGTGTATTTCAAGCTTCTTTGGGCATATTTAG GTCAGGATTCATAATTGATTTCCTTTCCAAGGCCACTCTAATCGGCTTCATGGCCGGAGCAGCCATTATCGTTTCCCTGCAACAGCTTAAAGGGTTGCTCGGGATTGCGCACTTCACCAACAAAATGCAGATTGTCCCTGTTTTGTCATCTGTTTTCCATCACAAACAAGAG TGGTCCTGGCAAACCATTTTGATGGGCTTCAGTTTCCTAGTATTTCTTCTCACAGCAAGACAAATT GGTTCGATGAAACCAAAGCTATTCTGGGTTTCTGCAGCAGCGCCATTAGTATCGGTCATCCTATCAACATTGTTGACATTTTCTCTGAGATCTGAagtacaagatctctcaata ATAGGTACCTTGCCAAAGGGTCTTAACCCGTCTTCACTGAAATTTCTGTATTTTCACGGCCCTCATCTAGGCCTCTGTATCAAAACCGGTGTCATAACTGGGATGTTGTCTCTCACA GAAGGAATTGCAGTTGGTAGAACATTCGCCTCGCTGCAGAATTATCAGCTTGATGGCAATAAAGAAATGACAGCAATCGGGCTAATGAACATTGCCGGCTCCTTCTCCTCTTGCTATGTTACTACAG GATCTTTCTCTCGATCTGCTGTCAACCACAATGCTGGAGCAAAAACTGCCTTTTCAAACATAGTGATGGCAGCAGCTGTGCTTGTGACTCTTCTGTTTCTCATGCCACTTTTCTATTACACTCCAAATTTTGTCTTGGCAGCAATTATCATAACGGCTGTCATTGGGCTAATCGACTACAAAGCTGCCATCCGGTTGTGGAAGATCGACAAGCTTGATTTCTTGGCCTGTCTATGTTCATTCTTTGGAGTTCTATTTCTCTCTGTTCAGATGGGCCTCGCCATTGCA CGCCTTTTAAGACAAAATTTCCCTCTTGCTCACCATGGACTGCTTAGAAAAATTCTTATGCTTTTGCTGGAAGTAAAGGTTGGCGTGTCGATCTTAAAGATTATCCTCCACATTACAAGGCCAAACACCAATGTAATGGGGAATATCCCGGGCACTCAAGTCTACCAAAGTCTCAGCCATTACGAGAACGTTTTGAGGGTTCCATCTTTCCTCATCTTAAGCATTGAGTCTCCCATCTATTTTGCGAATTCAACCTATCTCCAAGAAAG GATATTAAGATTGGTcagggaggaggaggagaggatccaaaacaataaagaaacaTCTCTAAAATGTGTGATTTTGGATATGAAAG CGGTAACAGCAATTGATTCTAGCGGACTTGATGCCCTATACGAACTGAACGTGACAATGGACCGGAGATCGCTTCAG CTTGTGCTGGTTAATCCTGTGGGAGGTGTGATGGAAAAGCTCAAGAGCTCGAAGCTTCTTGACTTGTGGAGGTTGAATGGACTCTATTTGACAGTTGGAGAAGCTGTTGCAGACATATCGTCCACATGGAAGCTTTGA